The Pantoea sp. At-9b genome includes a window with the following:
- the azoR gene encoding FMN-dependent NADH-azoreductase, with translation MSKVLVLKSSILAGYSQSNQLADFYVEQAQSKGDAVTVRDLAANPIPVLDGELVGALRPSDAPLSPRQQEALALSDELIAELQAHDVVVIAAPMYNFNIPTQLKNYFDLIARAGVTFRYTEAGPEGLVKGKRAVILSSRGGIHKDTPTDLLTPYVKLFLGFIGITDVNFVFAEGIAYGPEVATKAASDAKDAIKEIVAA, from the coding sequence ATGAGCAAAGTATTAGTTCTGAAATCCAGCATCCTCGCCGGTTACTCTCAGTCCAACCAACTGGCTGATTTCTATGTTGAGCAGGCACAGAGCAAAGGTGATGCCGTCACCGTGCGCGACCTGGCTGCGAATCCGATCCCGGTTCTGGACGGTGAGCTGGTTGGCGCGCTGCGTCCGTCTGACGCTCCGCTGTCTCCGCGTCAACAGGAAGCGCTGGCGCTGTCTGACGAACTGATTGCTGAATTGCAGGCTCATGACGTGGTGGTGATCGCTGCGCCAATGTACAACTTCAACATCCCGACTCAGCTGAAAAACTACTTCGACCTGATTGCCCGTGCTGGCGTGACTTTCCGTTACACCGAAGCAGGCCCGGAAGGTCTGGTGAAAGGCAAACGTGCGGTGATCCTGTCCAGCCGTGGCGGCATCCATAAAGATACCCCGACCGACCTGCTGACCCCATACGTTAAGCTGTTCCTCGGCTTCATCGGTATCACCGATGTGAACTTCGTGTTCGCTGAAGGTATCGCTTACGGTCCAGAAGTGGCGACCAAAGCGGCCAGCGATGCCAAAGACGCGATCAAAGAAATTGTTGCTGCGTAA
- a CDS encoding YnbE family lipoprotein, with translation MSLRALLVLAAGLPLIGCVPRIEVAAPKEPITINMNVKIEHEIHIKVDKDVEALLKNQSGLF, from the coding sequence ATGAGCCTGAGGGCATTACTGGTGCTGGCAGCCGGGCTGCCGCTGATCGGTTGCGTGCCGCGTATTGAAGTTGCCGCACCGAAAGAGCCGATCACCATCAATATGAATGTGAAAATCGAGCATGAAATCCACATCAAGGTCGATAAAGATGTGGAAGCGCTGCTGAAAAATCAGAGCGGATTATTTTGA
- a CDS encoding 2-hydroxyacid dehydrogenase, producing the protein MKVAVYSTKQYDQKYLEHVNASYGYELVFFDFLLTETTAKNAVGCDAVCIFVNDDGSKVVLEELAALGVKYIALRCAGFNNVDLEAAAALGLQVVRVPAYSPEAVAEHAVGLMMTLNRRIHRAYQRTRDANFSLDGLTGFNMYGKTAGVVGTGKIGVAAMRILKGFGMRLLAFDPYPSAQALELGAEYVDLKTLLAASDVITLHCPLTPENHHLLNAAAFSQMKDGVMIINTSRGGLIDSQAAIDALKQQKIGSLGMDVYENERDLFFEDKSNDVIQDDVFRRLSACHNVLFTGHQAFLTAEALTAISETTLSNLQQLERGETCPNLVQA; encoded by the coding sequence ATGAAAGTTGCGGTTTACAGTACCAAACAGTACGACCAGAAGTATCTTGAACATGTTAACGCCAGCTATGGATACGAACTGGTGTTCTTTGACTTTCTGCTGACGGAAACCACGGCCAAGAACGCCGTAGGTTGTGATGCCGTGTGTATTTTCGTTAATGATGATGGCAGCAAAGTGGTGCTGGAAGAGCTGGCGGCGCTGGGAGTGAAATATATCGCGCTGCGCTGTGCCGGTTTCAATAACGTCGATCTCGAGGCGGCGGCCGCTCTCGGATTGCAGGTGGTGCGCGTGCCCGCCTATTCGCCGGAAGCCGTGGCGGAACATGCCGTTGGCCTGATGATGACGCTGAACCGTCGCATCCATCGCGCGTATCAACGCACGCGTGATGCCAACTTCTCACTGGATGGCCTAACCGGTTTCAATATGTACGGTAAAACCGCCGGTGTGGTCGGCACCGGTAAGATTGGCGTGGCGGCGATGCGTATTCTGAAAGGATTTGGCATGCGTCTGCTGGCGTTTGATCCTTATCCCAGCGCCCAGGCGTTGGAGTTGGGTGCGGAATACGTCGATCTGAAAACCCTGCTGGCAGCCTCCGACGTCATCACCCTGCACTGTCCGCTAACGCCAGAAAATCACCATCTGCTCAACGCTGCCGCCTTCAGCCAGATGAAAGATGGCGTGATGATTATTAATACTAGCCGTGGCGGCTTAATTGATTCTCAGGCGGCGATCGATGCGCTGAAGCAGCAAAAAATCGGCTCACTGGGGATGGACGTGTATGAAAACGAACGCGATCTGTTCTTTGAAGACAAATCGAATGATGTGATTCAGGATGACGTGTTCCGTCGCCTGTCCGCCTGCCATAACGTGTTGTTTACCGGCCATCAGGCGTTTCTGACGGCGGAAGCCTTGACCGCCATCTCCGAAACCACGCTGAGCAATTTGCAGCAACTGGAACGCGGTGAAACCTGTCCTAATCTGGTGCAAGCCTGA
- a CDS encoding YdbH family protein encodes MTRSLRRILAALLALILLLLGLLLTVTQWLPRLAGIWLPENTRVELNGAPGWQQGGLYFPEVRYLAGDCELAKVSEARLGWQQQRWQLRARQVQLDSHCLQALPQNTAPSDAPRTLAQWQAMLPGADIHLDQLVLLPWQHYAGQFDLTLDNTAQQLHYQGENLTVDARLQGQELHLSRLTLTQPLLPKPLDLQGSLTLPTFADGLPVAGTLQGDVSLRQWPQPLRMALDWQQQQGSLTVSQQGDDQPLLQLPWQVDEQHIQISQGHWRWPQSEQPLSGGLALTFTNWQQGLDHTQVQGRFNLLTQGKGGKGNLVLSVGPGTLSLTDSALPFQLTGESKFASLQLYGAIPGELQGMLTDPQLVLKPGALLRLRGRLLSTLEVDEARWPLAGVTLSSKGINGRLQAILQAHDPSFGRLRLHLDGRATQFWPDSGRWNWRYWGDGLMQPLDAKWDVRGTGSWQDTLISLDTLDTGFDQLAYGMVQVGKPRLTLTAPVRWQRDAQQPSFNGGFVLKSGQTQFSYGGWLPPSELEFAAKGRDPSQFIWRGQLKAGDIGPLRVHGRWDGERLRGEAWWPAQSLTVFQPLLSSDLKMRIQSGQLQAQVAFSAATDQGLEAGGHWAVKKGSVWMPDSEINGIDFSLPFRLKAHQWQLGRRGPVSLRIAEVKNQFALQNITADLQGHYPWQERQPLTLSNVNLDLLGGHVSLPELRLPQHEAAHISLRDIDLSRLITAIKPKQFAMSGKVNGELPLWVNNPRWLIEKGWIANSGPLTFRMDKDMADAITSNNIAAGVAMDWLRYMEISRSWATLDLDNFGNLTLQSEVKGTSQFSNRRQSVNLNYRHQENLFQLWRSLRFGDNLQSWVEQNATLPSKKDPQP; translated from the coding sequence ATGACGCGGAGCCTTCGCCGAATACTTGCTGCGCTACTGGCGCTGATACTGCTGCTACTGGGATTGCTGCTGACGGTGACACAATGGCTGCCGCGGCTGGCGGGCATCTGGCTGCCGGAAAATACCCGTGTGGAGCTGAACGGTGCGCCTGGCTGGCAGCAGGGCGGCCTCTATTTCCCGGAAGTGCGTTACCTGGCGGGCGATTGCGAACTGGCGAAAGTCAGCGAGGCCCGCCTCGGTTGGCAGCAGCAGCGCTGGCAACTGCGCGCCCGACAAGTGCAACTCGACAGCCACTGCCTGCAAGCGCTGCCGCAAAACACCGCCCCGAGTGATGCACCCCGCACGCTGGCACAGTGGCAGGCCATGCTACCGGGCGCGGATATTCACCTCGATCAACTGGTACTGCTGCCGTGGCAACACTATGCCGGGCAATTTGATCTCACCCTGGATAACACCGCGCAGCAACTGCATTATCAGGGCGAGAATCTTACCGTGGACGCCCGTCTGCAAGGACAGGAGCTACACCTCTCGCGGCTAACGCTGACGCAGCCGTTGCTGCCCAAACCACTGGATTTACAAGGCTCGCTAACGCTACCGACCTTTGCCGACGGATTACCGGTCGCCGGGACGTTACAGGGCGATGTCAGCCTGAGGCAATGGCCACAGCCACTGCGAATGGCGCTGGACTGGCAGCAGCAGCAGGGGAGTTTGACGGTGAGCCAACAGGGCGACGATCAACCCTTACTGCAACTGCCGTGGCAGGTTGATGAGCAGCACATCCAGATTAGCCAGGGGCACTGGCGCTGGCCGCAGTCTGAGCAGCCACTGTCGGGTGGCCTGGCGCTGACCTTTACCAACTGGCAGCAGGGGCTGGATCACACCCAGGTTCAGGGGCGCTTCAACCTGCTGACGCAAGGCAAAGGGGGCAAAGGCAACCTGGTGCTGAGCGTCGGACCCGGCACCCTTAGCCTGACTGACAGCGCCTTACCGTTCCAGCTTACCGGCGAAAGCAAATTTGCCAGCTTGCAATTGTATGGTGCCATCCCCGGTGAGTTGCAGGGAATGTTGACCGACCCACAACTGGTGCTGAAACCGGGCGCGTTGCTGCGTCTGCGTGGCCGCCTGCTGTCGACGCTGGAGGTGGATGAGGCGCGCTGGCCACTGGCTGGTGTCACCCTGAGCAGCAAGGGGATTAATGGCCGCTTGCAGGCAATCCTGCAAGCGCACGATCCCAGCTTTGGCCGTTTACGCTTGCACCTTGATGGCCGTGCGACGCAGTTTTGGCCGGACAGCGGGCGCTGGAACTGGCGTTACTGGGGGGATGGCCTGATGCAGCCACTCGACGCTAAATGGGATGTCAGAGGTACCGGCAGTTGGCAGGATACGCTGATCAGTCTCGATACGCTGGATACCGGTTTCGATCAACTGGCGTATGGCATGGTGCAAGTTGGCAAACCCCGTTTAACCCTGACCGCGCCAGTACGTTGGCAACGCGATGCGCAACAACCCAGTTTCAACGGCGGCTTTGTGCTGAAATCCGGCCAGACGCAATTTAGCTATGGTGGCTGGCTGCCGCCTTCAGAACTTGAATTTGCCGCCAAAGGTCGCGATCCCAGCCAGTTTATCTGGCGCGGCCAGCTTAAGGCCGGAGATATCGGCCCATTACGGGTACACGGACGTTGGGATGGTGAGCGCCTGCGCGGTGAAGCCTGGTGGCCGGCGCAATCGCTGACGGTATTCCAGCCGCTGCTCAGTAGCGATTTAAAGATGCGTATTCAATCCGGGCAACTCCAGGCTCAGGTGGCTTTCTCTGCCGCCACCGATCAGGGCTTAGAAGCCGGAGGCCACTGGGCGGTGAAAAAAGGCAGCGTATGGATGCCGGACAGCGAAATCAACGGTATCGATTTTTCACTACCGTTCCGCCTCAAGGCGCACCAGTGGCAGCTCGGACGGCGCGGGCCGGTTTCGCTGCGCATTGCTGAGGTGAAAAACCAGTTTGCCTTGCAGAACATCACCGCCGATTTACAGGGGCATTATCCCTGGCAGGAACGCCAGCCGTTGACGCTGTCCAACGTCAATCTTGATCTGCTGGGCGGCCATGTCAGCTTGCCAGAACTGCGCCTGCCGCAGCATGAGGCGGCGCATATTTCCCTGCGCGACATCGATCTCAGCCGTCTGATTACCGCTATCAAACCAAAGCAATTTGCCATGTCCGGCAAGGTGAATGGCGAGTTGCCGCTGTGGGTGAATAACCCGCGCTGGCTGATTGAAAAAGGCTGGATCGCCAACAGTGGCCCCCTCACGTTCCGCATGGATAAAGATATGGCCGATGCCATTACCAGCAACAATATTGCCGCAGGCGTGGCGATGGACTGGCTGCGCTATATGGAGATCTCCCGTTCGTGGGCCACACTGGATCTGGATAACTTCGGCAATCTGACTCTGCAATCGGAGGTCAAGGGCACCAGCCAGTTCAGCAATCGCCGCCAGTCGGTCAATCTTAACTACCGTCATCAGGAAAACCTGTTCCAGCTGTGGCGCAGCCTGCGTTTTGGCGATAATTTGCAATCCTGGGTGGAGCAAAATGCCACCCTGCCATCCAAGAAGGATCCCCAACCATGA
- a CDS encoding YdbL family protein, whose product MKRKAIALLLATLLIPSAWALTLDQARQQGRVGETLSGYIAARQQDSETLALVKRINEGRSQQYQRVAQQNNLTTGEVARIAGEKLVDRAGTGEYVQGINGQWLRK is encoded by the coding sequence ATGAAACGCAAAGCAATCGCCTTGTTGCTGGCGACGTTATTGATCCCTTCCGCCTGGGCGCTGACGCTCGATCAGGCTCGTCAGCAGGGGCGTGTCGGGGAAACCCTGAGCGGCTATATTGCGGCCCGGCAACAGGACAGCGAAACCCTGGCGCTGGTGAAACGGATTAACGAGGGACGGAGCCAACAGTATCAGCGAGTGGCGCAGCAGAACAATCTCACCACCGGCGAAGTGGCGCGCATTGCCGGGGAGAAACTGGTCGATCGTGCCGGAACCGGCGAGTATGTGCAGGGTATTAACGGGCAATGGCTGCGAAAATAG